The window GGTGATGCAGCTAGCGTTGGCTCAAATTGGCGCCAGACTTTCGGTTCAAAAATGTTTCTGAAAATCTCCAGCAAACGCACACAAGGTTTTATAATAGGACCTCTTATTTAGGGAAAAGTCCGGTTTAAACCctccaactatcgcaaaagtacgattttcaaccttcaactacaaaactggacaacataggccatccaagtGTCAAAatcgggcaaatttggcccctggggtggttttgaaggtggttttccaatttgtgagaattaaaatattcaattctacactaaaaaatttataagtaatgtattttaagtcaaaaaattatgaaataggtatcaaaagttttctaaaaatataaactatCTATTGTCGcatgacttgtgagctattcagatttaattttattatgttcataatatttggctaCTTGCAGTTATgcttattatttttaataactaagattcaaatggagcaataatagataggttacatttttagaaaaattttggtactagtttcatatttttctgatttaaactgaattagttttgattttttaatctaattagatttatctaattttttaagaaaacgtaaaaccaccttcaaaaccaccccaagggccaaatttgcccggttttgacagttggagtctatgttgtccggtttcgtagttgaaggttgaaaatcagacttttgcgatagttcgagggtgaaaattggacttacgtatccagtggaaacCACAACCTTTGTGAGAACTCGTGCAAACCATGACTAAAAGGTCGtgtaaattcaccaaaaaaatcatacaTATAGATGATGTGATAATACACAACTTTGCAAAATATCTtctccaaactcgacttcgtttgtgagatattagaattttgttatttttatatctcacaaatgaagtcgagtttggacaagatattttacaagattgtatatcttcatatcatctatatgtatgatttttttggtgaatttagacgattttTACCGTGatttgcacgagttttcacgaAATTTTGGTTTTCATCAGATACGTTGTCTATTTATAAATGTGGCACTGCCAGCTCACTCGGTGCCTCAGTGGGACGACTAACTTTTGGCCCTTCCTTGAATGCTTTCTACCATGATACGACCATCGACTTGTTGAAAACTGGAACTTTGAATTTAGTATGGTTAAGAATGGTGAGACTGCATCAACATATCCAAGTAATTTCACTGAACACCGAGGCCGGGAAGATTAAAAAAGACGGTGCACAAACTGAGCAAATCATGCTGAGCTGTTTTTTCAACCTCAACCGGAGGGCAGGAACAGAAATGGGTCACTCACTGATCGAAAGGAGGCAATCGTTGGACCGCTGGTTTTCCCGTAATAAATAGGATCATGCGCTCTCATTTAATCAGTTACTGCACTAGCTAGTGGTATGCTGTCCGCATGTGCATGCCCCAGCGTAAACTTCTACTTTACCCCCGGTTGTGCATGCAGTACTAACAGAAATGGGTTACTGCACTAGTTAGGCGTGAAAACGTTTTCACGAGAGAGAAATGAtgttttgaccattaattataagtattaaataaagtcaaattacaaaattacctccacaactatagtactgtagcagttactctagctaatgaggcatttgaccgcacgGTTGGAGGATGACTGggtgcggttactgtagcatcactgtagccaatcatgatgaaacttggctcattagattcatttcGAAAATTTACACATAttcctaaaaagattttacaaatagacttcatttagtactgcatgcgggcattcgtctttttgtgaaattttgatgtgatagtaaccaaacatggccatgaTTGTCGTTCTTACCGCCATAAATGTGCTCTCGCCGGTCCACGCTGGAGCTTGGAGCAAGCATTGACCGTGTCAGAGTGTCGCCAGCAGCTGCATtccgttcttcttcttctctcctccAATCTTCCTTCAGCCCTCGGTCTCTTCACCTCTGCAGTTTACTGTGGCCAGCTGCGTCAGGTTAAACTCTGCCTGTCTGCCTGCCGCCTGTTGTTGCGGATCTCATCAATGGGAGGTTATCCGTACCTGACTGTTAGGTTGATCATTCTTGCCTCTTGGTGCAAGAAACAGGAAAGGTACCGTGTCGTGCTAGTCACCAGTAACTTGATTTGTCCAGTAGTATTCTTGGTCTGCACTCCGGTgaatttctctccctctctcttttattTCCCCTTCTCTCTGGATAACAGGTGtgattctttctttctctcgcTGACAGTTTCACATGAGCACCTGAAATCTTTGACTGTTGAGCAGCGTGCAGGCTGCAGAGCGCCTAGGAGCATCCGAGGTGCGCCTCCTCCCTGATCGGGTGGCAGGTCATGTCTTTCTCTGAGACGGCGCGATACCACCGACGAGGGCTGGCGGATTCGTCTCTTTCGCTTCCATTCGTAGGCCGTTGCTAGCTACTAGTAGCTGACGATCAGCTCATGATCATCCTGCGGTAAGCGCTTGGAGTTATCGGCGCTGCCAGTTTCTCTTCACGTGATTTGTAAGAGATCGTTCAAATTTCGTTTCTTAAACTTTTTTAGGTCGTCCGTGCTTGACAGAATTCAGAGGAAGACGGCAAAAAGACCGCGTCGTTCCACGTTTACTGTCAAACGTTCAGATCGATTGACACTCGTTGAGGAGGTGCACATGGATGTGTCATGTGTGCATGGATCTGTTTACAGGGTGGTCCTGTGGCAATTGGCCATGGAAACCGCACAATTAATGGCTAGAACGATGCACTGTTCCTCTGTTCCTACCATGATTCGAGTGTAAACTGGACAGGATTTTTCATggcgccccctccctctccaaGGCTCTAGTTAGAGTTTTTTCCCCTCCATTccggaacaaagaaaaaaaaacactagtATTTgagcagacatctcttcagttgaggaacaaagaaagaaaaggaattcAGATCGGGAAAGACTGCAACCGCCATCCCCTCGGTGGTGCATTGGCCTTTAGCCCCTATCTCCTCCGAGCTGACCAGTAGGGTAAAACAGGTCGCTGAAAAAGTGTCAACGGAGTCAATTGGGCAACGACACGCGGCTTCAGTGCCTCACCATTACTCCCCGCCCAGAACAGGGCATACCATGCGCTGCAGTGTAGGCCCATTGCCTTCCTCCCCCCAGTACAGGTACAGCATACCGCTGCCAGGCACAGTAAACTGACCAACATCTCAAGCGTGTGGCTGCTCCGACGAGAGGGGCGCGTGATCCGGTCATCCAGCCAGTTACTGCTGCTGTGGACTGCGGCATGAGCATGAAGATGATCTCGCGCCAGATGCGGTCAAACATCCGGATTCGTACCCGCCCAAGGAAATCAAAACGCTCTGCAGCGAGCAAGAAGTAGCCCGGATCCGAGGCTCGGGAGGACTCGTAGTCGTAGGCCGTAGCGCGCGCACGGCGGACCGAACAGTTTAAGCGCATGAATACGACgcagcccgccggccgccgcttccGGTACGAGTACGATGGCGCCGCCCGTGCCCcgcggcgcgggagggagggagggaggcggcgccgcagcccgcggcGAACCAAACCGCGCACCAAACGCTGTCGCCATCGGTCGGGAACGTACGGTACGTGCGCTGGCTCgttccgtcgccgccgccgcgcgcgcgcgcgctgcggACACGGCGCGGCGCGCACGTCGAGCGAACACGAGCGCCGCGCAGGACGCCCAGGGAGGGGGAACGCGCGGTGCCGGCGCGCCTGGCATCTGGGCCACCCTTGGGCGTGTCCGCACGGCACGGAAACCCAAGAggatcctcctcctccccctccgacGCTGGGCGCGGGCAGTCAGTCAGTCGGTCGGTCGGTCCAGTACTGCTGGGTCCTGCGTGCCTggggcagcaggcagcagcacgcACGCCAGTCGCCCAGGGCACGCACCACGCGCGCGCCCCCGCTCTATTTATGCCGCTAGCTAGCAACATGTGCCGGGTCACCTGACCACTAGCCACTCTCGCTTCGTCCGTTCTCGCTCATCACCAGAGCAAGCTAGCTTCCGTGGGCTTCGCCGGCCGCCCCGATCCATCCTCTCCGTCCGGCGATCGCGGCGCGTTCCGACCCGGCCGGTCGGGGATGGGGCGGTCGCCGTGCTGCGAGAAGGAGGCCGGGCTGAAGAAGGGCCCGTGGACGCCGGAGGAGGACCAGAAGCTGCTCGTCTTCATCGAGCAGCACGGCCACGGCTGCTGGCGCTCGCTGCCGGCCAAGGCTGGTGAGTCGTCGTCATCTAGCGCTCCCGTTGCTCTCGTCCCGCGATGGCTGGCTGGCTAGCTCGGCGGCTGAGGACGCATCATGGGTCAGGCGGCGTGTAGTCTTCTTACTGACGCCGTTGCGTTTGCTGGCGTCGTCGACAGGGCTGCGGCGGTGCGGCAAGAGCTGCCGGCTCCGGTGGACCAACTACCTGCGGCCGGACATCAAGCGGGGCAAGTTCACGCTCCAGGAGGAGCAGACCATCATCCAGCTCCACGCGCTCCTCGGCAACAGGTGACGACTCACGGATCACCACGTACGAGCCGCTTGATCGATGCACTTGCCACACCTCTCGTGCGTGCTCGCGCCCTGTGCATGGAAGCTATCCGGCCTGCATCGTCTGCAAGAACGTGGTGAAATTGAGGCGTGAAAAAAAAATACCAAGTCCCGTGCCTGGTTATTTTCCTCCGCATGGTTGGACAGTTGGTCACCCAACCCAGTGGGATTGGCTAGTCACGCTTGCCATCAATGCTGCCGAGCCCGCTAGCCTCGCTGTGCCTCGCCATCCATGTCAGGGCGCTGGACCATCGTCACCGCTCGCTTGTTGCCCTGGCCCGGCCATGTTGACCTCGCCACGCCCCCATCATTCTGGCCATGCCTGCCTGCCTGTTCGTGTCCGTCCGTCACCACGAGCACGAGCTACTTCAATTCCCTTCGCACCACACGCACCTCCAATCATTTACGccccccattttttttcttctcttcttaccGCGTCGCATCGCATCGCACTGCAGTAAAACGCTGACAACGATGGCGCTCGCGTGCAATCCGCAGGTGGTCGGCGATCGCGACGCACCTGCCCAAGCGCACGGACAACGAGATCAAGAACTACTGGAACACGCACCTCAAGAAGCGCCTCGCCAAGATGGGCATCGACCCCGTCACGCACAAGCCCCGCGCcgacgcgggcgccggcgccggcgcctcctccggCGCGCGCTACAGGGCCGCCGCGCACCTCAGCCACACGGCGCAGTGGGAGAGCGCGCGgctcgaggcggaggcgcgcctGGCGCGCGAGGCCAAGCTGcgcgcgctcgcctcgccgcccgcgccgccgccgccggccagcgggCTCGAGTCGCCCACCTCGACGCTCAGCTTCTCCGAGAGCGCGCTGTTCGCCGGCGCGGCCCACGACGACGtgcacggcgcggcgcgcgcgcccgccgtcCTGACGCCGCACTCGTACGCGGAGGCGTTCGGGGAGCAGCACCGGTTCGGTGATGACGCCGCCACGCCAGGCTTCCTTGCCGGCGTCCTTCTTGACTGTGCTGTCGCC is drawn from Panicum virgatum strain AP13 chromosome 1N, P.virgatum_v5, whole genome shotgun sequence and contains these coding sequences:
- the LOC120656201 gene encoding transcription factor MYB106-like, which gives rise to MGRSPCCEKEAGLKKGPWTPEEDQKLLVFIEQHGHGCWRSLPAKAGLRRCGKSCRLRWTNYLRPDIKRGKFTLQEEQTIIQLHALLGNRWSAIATHLPKRTDNEIKNYWNTHLKKRLAKMGIDPVTHKPRADAGAGAGASSGARYRAAAHLSHTAQWESARLEAEARLAREAKLRALASPPAPPPPASGLESPTSTLSFSESALFAGAAHDDVHGAARAPAVLTPHSYAEAFGEQHRFGDDAATPGFLAGVLLDCAVAGAEQRFVAASADASVLEQQQEEEDRGYWSSILNMVNSSMSSSSSSLTSEAVTDPAMYLPAAAEF